A genomic window from Glaciihabitans sp. INWT7 includes:
- a CDS encoding Asp23/Gls24 family envelope stress response protein, producing the protein MANTTSPQSISTPSVTTTATSTGKTVINDAVIAKVAGIAARDVSGVYGLGGGAARALGAIREAMNNTDLTQGVKVEVGETQVAVDVSIVAEYPVPLQTVATGVRSAVISAIETLVGMEVTEVNVTVNDVHLPSDDADDQVEARVL; encoded by the coding sequence ATGGCCAACACGACAAGCCCCCAGAGCATCTCGACCCCCTCGGTCACGACTACCGCCACGAGCACGGGCAAGACCGTCATCAACGACGCCGTCATCGCCAAGGTCGCCGGCATCGCGGCCCGCGACGTCAGCGGTGTCTACGGACTCGGCGGCGGAGCGGCTCGTGCCCTCGGCGCCATCCGAGAGGCCATGAACAACACCGACCTCACCCAGGGGGTCAAGGTAGAGGTGGGCGAGACCCAGGTCGCCGTCGACGTGAGCATCGTGGCCGAGTACCCGGTGCCGCTGCAGACCGTTGCGACCGGTGTGCGCTCCGCCGTCATCAGCGCGATCGAGACACTCGTCGGCATGGAGGTCACCGAGGTCAACGTGACCGTCAACGACGTGCACCTCCCCTCCGATGACGCTGACGACCAGGTCGAGGCACGAGTCCTGTGA
- a CDS encoding DUF2273 domain-containing protein, producing the protein MTSTKTGILIGAVLALTWAIVGFWAFFFVAVAMAIGAIVGRVVDGRLDLSSLVDVFRGGRSSS; encoded by the coding sequence GTGACCTCGACCAAGACCGGCATTCTGATCGGAGCGGTGCTCGCACTCACCTGGGCGATCGTCGGCTTCTGGGCGTTCTTCTTCGTCGCCGTCGCTATGGCGATCGGCGCCATCGTCGGCCGCGTCGTCGACGGACGCCTCGATCTCAGCAGCCTCGTCGATGTCTTCCGAGGGGGGCGTTCCTCGTCATGA
- a CDS encoding DUF6286 domain-containing protein — MSNQSSLYRRITRRETHSPRSTIAIALAAIVIVACVLVGTEIVLALASQPPLLASPRSAADFLVDVPGYPAATVIGVGAIVAFLGLALVISALAPGRTARHVVATERTAAIVDNEVIASALARHAARAGNVDPDSVRVSVSHREAVVRLTPTSGLPVDRASVIAAVDEQLHGYTLRRSIRSKIIVAESGKVGA; from the coding sequence ATGAGCAACCAGAGCAGTCTCTATCGCCGCATCACCCGGCGAGAGACCCATTCACCGCGCTCGACCATCGCCATCGCGCTTGCCGCGATCGTGATCGTGGCCTGTGTGCTCGTCGGCACCGAGATCGTGCTCGCCCTCGCCTCTCAACCGCCGCTGCTTGCCAGCCCGCGTTCCGCCGCGGACTTCCTCGTCGACGTTCCCGGCTACCCCGCGGCGACGGTGATCGGGGTGGGCGCGATCGTCGCTTTCCTCGGGCTCGCGCTCGTGATTTCGGCTCTCGCACCGGGCCGCACCGCGCGGCACGTGGTCGCGACCGAGCGCACGGCCGCAATCGTCGATAACGAGGTGATCGCCTCCGCACTCGCCCGGCACGCCGCCCGCGCCGGCAACGTCGATCCCGACAGCGTGCGCGTGAGCGTCTCGCACCGGGAGGCGGTGGTGCGGCTGACTCCGACCTCCGGGCTGCCCGTCGACCGGGCATCCGTCATCGCCGCTGTCGACGAACAGTTGCACGGGTACACGCTGCGGCGCAGTATCCGCTCGAAGATCATCGTCGCCGAATCCGGAAAGGTCGGAGCATGA
- a CDS encoding universal stress protein codes for MTAAREASPTFGPLVVGVAAGQSDVVVEQARALATRLGTQLICAWVDAGRYVIDELRDGNVRSMPMDPDMGDERHAGVPANLLAQLSRLLGPEGDSWSTRELAGDPARALGRLAEVVDASMIVVGTRRAGMTGSVQEMFNGSVAVHLAHRQHRPVVVIPLDPIPFERPLPWEDT; via the coding sequence GTGACCGCCGCACGCGAAGCCTCGCCTACCTTCGGACCTCTGGTCGTGGGGGTTGCAGCCGGGCAGTCCGATGTCGTCGTCGAGCAGGCACGGGCCTTGGCTACTCGACTGGGCACCCAGCTCATCTGCGCCTGGGTTGACGCCGGTCGGTACGTGATCGACGAACTGCGCGACGGGAACGTTCGTTCGATGCCGATGGACCCGGATATGGGCGACGAAAGGCACGCCGGTGTCCCGGCCAATCTCCTGGCGCAACTCTCAAGACTGCTCGGCCCGGAGGGTGATAGCTGGAGCACTCGAGAGCTCGCCGGCGATCCTGCACGGGCTCTCGGACGCCTCGCCGAGGTGGTCGATGCGTCGATGATCGTGGTCGGCACCCGCCGCGCAGGCATGACCGGATCGGTTCAGGAGATGTTCAACGGCTCCGTCGCCGTTCATCTGGCGCACCGTCAACATCGGCCCGTCGTCGTCATTCCGCTGGATCCCATTCCGTTCGAACGCCCATTGCCGTGGGAAGACACATGA
- a CDS encoding ABC-2 transporter permease codes for MIAKFVLFDMLNFVTPVKRVAPALFLVLVAPAAAPWPAVGIGAAAIVMSLLASNPFAADERGRLDTLYATLPMSRQNVVVGRYLALIVVYLVVAVLATTSAVFVQITSGEAVDFWLLGVVNVVSLLIFAVGLAVQLPFFFSVGFTRARLMTFIPATLLVGGAALASQLGFIHGAQLTRLISHNLAILWPTASLLCAAALAASVVISAMRYRRRAL; via the coding sequence ATGATCGCCAAGTTCGTCCTTTTCGACATGCTCAACTTCGTGACCCCCGTGAAACGGGTCGCCCCGGCCCTGTTCCTGGTGCTGGTGGCTCCGGCGGCAGCACCCTGGCCCGCCGTCGGTATCGGTGCGGCTGCGATCGTGATGAGCCTGCTCGCGTCGAATCCGTTCGCCGCTGACGAGCGTGGACGGCTCGACACCCTGTACGCGACGCTGCCGATGAGCAGGCAGAACGTCGTCGTCGGGCGCTATCTCGCCCTCATCGTGGTCTACCTGGTGGTCGCAGTGCTTGCAACCACGTCCGCCGTCTTCGTGCAAATCACGAGCGGCGAGGCTGTCGACTTCTGGTTGCTCGGCGTGGTGAATGTCGTGTCATTGCTGATCTTCGCCGTGGGCCTCGCTGTGCAGCTGCCGTTCTTCTTCAGCGTCGGCTTCACCCGCGCCCGGCTCATGACCTTCATCCCCGCCACCCTCCTCGTCGGGGGCGCCGCGCTCGCGTCACAGCTGGGATTCATCCATGGAGCACAGCTCACTCGGCTGATCTCGCACAACCTGGCTATCCTCTGGCCGACCGCGTCCCTCCTCTGCGCTGCCGCCCTCGCGGCCTCCGTGGTGATCTCCGCGATGCGCTACCGTCGCCGAGCCCTGTGA